Proteins from a single region of Siphonobacter curvatus:
- a CDS encoding Crp/Fnr family transcriptional regulator — protein sequence MEALINFILQFGDLNKQQIEFLLSKVEMLEFKKEDYLSEAGKVPRYVAFVLEGVFRFCYYNNKGEEITNYFVDEGNFVVDNQKFESQIVASEYVQAVTDCKVLVFNKKAWDEISNTIVGWEMMKANMVKKCLTLAMERRSPLVSEDATTRYLSFIEAFPNLVNRIPLSHVASYLGITQQSLSRIRRNIR from the coding sequence TTTATCCTGCAATTTGGTGATTTGAACAAACAGCAGATCGAGTTCTTGCTAAGCAAGGTTGAAATGCTCGAATTCAAAAAAGAGGATTACCTGTCCGAAGCCGGAAAGGTGCCCCGATACGTGGCGTTCGTCTTGGAAGGGGTATTCCGCTTTTGCTATTATAATAACAAGGGAGAAGAAATCACTAATTATTTTGTGGACGAAGGCAACTTTGTCGTCGATAACCAGAAGTTCGAATCGCAGATCGTAGCGTCGGAATATGTACAGGCCGTTACTGACTGTAAAGTACTAGTTTTCAATAAAAAGGCCTGGGACGAGATATCCAACACCATTGTGGGCTGGGAAATGATGAAGGCCAACATGGTAAAAAAGTGCTTGACCCTGGCCATGGAGCGGCGCAGTCCCCTGGTTTCTGAGGACGCTACCACGCGTTATCTTTCGTTCATTGAGGCGTTCCCCAACCTGGTTAATCGCATCCCACTTTCGCACGTGGCCTCGTACCTGGGTATCACCCAGCAATCGTTGAGCCGTATACGCCGTAATATCCGCTAA
- a CDS encoding SDR family oxidoreductase, translating to MSKKIVLITGTNSGFGWLTAHSVAALGHQVYATMRDTQGRNADKAQALAAIANVTVLDVTLTDEQSVKQAVETILAKEGAIDVLVNNAGYGMTGVAESFTTADVHTTFDINVYAPWRLIKQVLPAMRKQADGLIINVTSGFGRVSFPFATIYAASKFALEGISEGLHYEVKRLGIDVSIVEPGAFPTEMQQKNNPASDQGVFEGYGAIAEIPNKMIAALGGEMQAKNPNPQDVADAIVRLIETPKGTRPLRTVVDPITGPYINAANQAVAEQFAKGLTVFGMGELL from the coding sequence ATGAGCAAGAAGATTGTATTGATAACGGGAACAAATAGTGGTTTTGGCTGGCTTACTGCTCACAGCGTGGCCGCTTTAGGGCACCAGGTATACGCCACCATGCGCGATACCCAGGGACGTAACGCCGATAAAGCCCAGGCTCTTGCGGCCATTGCAAACGTAACGGTTTTGGACGTTACCCTCACCGACGAGCAGAGCGTGAAGCAGGCCGTTGAAACCATTTTGGCCAAAGAAGGCGCTATTGATGTCCTGGTCAACAACGCCGGTTACGGCATGACCGGTGTGGCCGAGAGCTTTACCACCGCCGATGTGCACACCACTTTTGATATCAATGTTTATGCCCCATGGCGACTGATCAAACAGGTGCTGCCCGCCATGCGAAAACAGGCCGATGGACTAATCATTAACGTGACCAGCGGCTTTGGCCGGGTATCCTTCCCGTTCGCTACCATTTATGCCGCCTCCAAATTTGCACTGGAAGGGATCAGCGAAGGCCTTCATTACGAGGTCAAGCGTCTAGGCATTGACGTGTCCATCGTGGAGCCGGGCGCTTTTCCTACCGAAATGCAACAAAAGAATAACCCCGCATCGGATCAGGGTGTCTTTGAGGGATACGGCGCTATTGCAGAAATACCTAATAAAATGATAGCTGCTTTGGGAGGAGAGATGCAGGCCAAAAACCCTAACCCGCAAGACGTGGCCGACGCCATTGTAAGACTCATCGAAACACCCAAAGGCACCCGGCCCTTACGCACCGTGGTTGACCCGATCACCGGCCCCTACATCAACGCCGCCAACCAGGCCGTAGCCGAACAATTTGCCAAAGGATTGACGGTATTCGGGATGGGTGAGTTATTGTAA
- a CDS encoding integrase core domain-containing protein, producing MRASSLSKCFNTSIELELPIKESVEIYNNKRPHLSLNRLTPNDVHKKPSRISLRL from the coding sequence ATTCGAGCGAGTTCTTTATCGAAATGCTTTAATACCAGTATAGAGCTGGAATTGCCCATCAAGGAATCGGTTGAAATTTATAACAACAAAAGGCCTCACCTAAGCCTAAATAGGTTGACTCCTAATGATGTGCATAAAAAGCCTTCGAGAATATCTCTAAGGCTATAA
- a CDS encoding FdhF/YdeP family oxidoreductase: protein MKTNENDKKIADPTSLLPAAEPPHQLLDLKHKSPKSWAAGAPAVKHSVEQLVKNDSVLRGGKALFAMNQFGGFDCPSCAWPDPDDERSRLGEYCESGAKALAEEATSKKIGADFFKENSLYDLSQRSDYEISQLGRIAEPMYLPQGGTHYQPISWERAFAKIAEKLNGLASPNEAIFYTSGRTSNEATWVYQLFAREFGTNNFPDCSNMCHETSGYALTRCIGIGKGTVKLEDFYDSELIIIIGQNPGTNSPRMLSALARGKKNGAKIMAINPLPEAGLMGFKDPQSPSALLRKPLELSDLYLPVKINGDMALLKALQILLLEEEAKNPGKVLDHEFIANKTAGFDDLAEELKQYDLNFLSEACGVSIEKLREAAQMIAARKRILIAWGMGITQQHNGVEMIYNIVNLLLMKGSIGIKGGGVCPVRGHSNVQGNRTLLINHHPTKEQLDKLESFYGFNVPRAGGYDVVKALKAMHEEKVKFMFCMGGNFLSAAPDTTYSAEAMRKLEMSVIVSIKLNRNHLVHGKEALILPVISRSEKDLVNGELQHVSTENSMGVIESSRGVLEPISEHLINETHVACRMAKAVLGERSVIDWDRFMNSYDAIREDVEQCIPGFERYNERVVQKGGFYLPNAARDGKFNSEPYPGKAAFNVTPIPDNTLADDEYLMGTTRTHDQFNTVIYGLDDRYRGIFNERRVVMMNEKDMAKAGLKEGDKVDLFNYDDGIERVAPLFIVVKYSIPQKSTMTYFPEANVLVSINNVVKGANMPASKYVKINIRRHKPELDKTIG from the coding sequence ATGAAAACGAATGAAAATGATAAAAAGATAGCTGATCCTACCAGTCTATTGCCTGCCGCAGAACCTCCGCATCAGTTATTGGATTTAAAACACAAATCACCTAAAAGCTGGGCCGCCGGTGCTCCGGCCGTCAAGCATTCGGTGGAGCAGTTGGTAAAAAATGATTCGGTACTTCGGGGTGGAAAAGCGTTGTTTGCCATGAATCAGTTTGGCGGCTTCGATTGCCCCAGCTGTGCCTGGCCCGATCCCGATGATGAGCGTTCCCGATTGGGCGAGTACTGCGAAAGCGGAGCCAAAGCACTCGCCGAGGAAGCCACTTCCAAGAAGATTGGGGCAGACTTTTTCAAAGAAAATTCATTATACGACTTGTCCCAACGGTCTGATTATGAAATTAGTCAGTTGGGTCGAATCGCAGAACCAATGTATTTGCCCCAGGGCGGAACGCATTACCAGCCCATCAGCTGGGAAAGGGCCTTCGCTAAAATTGCTGAAAAGTTAAACGGTCTGGCTTCCCCCAACGAGGCCATCTTCTATACCTCGGGAAGAACGAGTAACGAGGCCACCTGGGTCTATCAATTATTCGCCCGCGAATTCGGTACCAATAACTTCCCGGATTGCTCCAATATGTGTCACGAAACCTCTGGCTACGCCCTGACCCGGTGCATTGGTATTGGCAAAGGGACCGTGAAGCTGGAAGATTTCTACGATTCTGAACTCATCATCATCATCGGACAAAATCCGGGTACCAACTCTCCGCGGATGCTTTCGGCCTTAGCTCGAGGGAAGAAAAATGGAGCGAAGATTATGGCCATCAATCCGCTACCGGAAGCCGGTTTGATGGGCTTTAAAGATCCGCAAAGTCCGAGTGCCCTGCTCAGGAAACCGCTCGAATTGTCCGATTTGTATCTTCCCGTTAAAATCAACGGAGACATGGCCCTGCTGAAAGCCCTGCAAATACTGTTGCTGGAAGAGGAAGCCAAAAATCCCGGGAAAGTGCTCGATCATGAATTCATCGCGAATAAAACGGCAGGTTTTGACGACCTGGCGGAGGAGTTAAAGCAGTATGATCTAAATTTTCTTTCGGAGGCCTGTGGCGTTTCGATTGAAAAACTGAGGGAAGCGGCCCAAATGATTGCCGCCCGAAAACGAATTCTGATTGCCTGGGGAATGGGAATCACGCAGCAGCACAATGGCGTGGAAATGATCTACAACATCGTGAATCTGTTGCTGATGAAAGGCAGTATCGGAATCAAAGGGGGAGGTGTGTGTCCCGTGCGTGGTCATAGCAATGTGCAGGGCAACCGAACCTTACTGATCAATCACCATCCGACTAAAGAGCAACTGGACAAACTGGAATCCTTTTACGGGTTTAACGTTCCCAGAGCGGGTGGTTACGATGTGGTGAAGGCCCTGAAAGCCATGCACGAGGAGAAGGTGAAATTTATGTTCTGCATGGGCGGAAATTTCCTATCCGCCGCTCCCGATACTACCTATTCCGCCGAAGCAATGCGAAAGCTGGAAATGTCCGTAATCGTTTCCATCAAGCTGAATCGAAACCACTTGGTTCACGGCAAAGAAGCCTTGATCCTTCCGGTAATTTCCCGAAGTGAAAAAGACCTAGTAAATGGAGAGCTGCAACACGTGAGTACGGAAAACTCAATGGGCGTAATCGAGTCGTCACGTGGCGTACTGGAACCCATTTCGGAACACCTGATCAATGAAACGCACGTGGCTTGTCGAATGGCGAAAGCGGTTTTGGGTGAACGTTCCGTGATTGATTGGGACCGTTTTATGAACAGTTATGACGCCATTCGTGAGGATGTGGAGCAGTGTATTCCGGGCTTTGAAAGGTATAATGAACGCGTCGTGCAAAAGGGTGGGTTTTATCTGCCGAACGCCGCCAGAGATGGAAAATTTAACAGCGAACCGTACCCGGGAAAAGCAGCGTTTAACGTAACCCCAATTCCGGATAATACGCTGGCCGACGACGAATATCTGATGGGAACGACCCGAACACATGATCAATTCAATACCGTTATTTATGGTTTAGACGATCGATACCGCGGGATTTTCAATGAACGGAGAGTGGTGATGATGAACGAAAAAGATATGGCGAAAGCCGGACTCAAAGAAGGCGATAAAGTGGATTTGTTCAATTACGATGATGGAATCGAGCGTGTTGCTCCATTATTTATCGTTGTAAAATATTCGATTCCGCAAAAAAGTACGATGACGTATTTCCCGGAAGCCAATGTTTTGGTATCCATTAACAATGTGGTAAAAGGGGCGAATATGCCGGCATCCAAGTATGTTAAGATTAATATTCGTAGGCATAAGCCTGAACTGGATAAGACGATAGGTTAG
- the fdhD gene encoding formate dehydrogenase accessory sulfurtransferase FdhD yields MKAHTLKQNSVRTIEIVKVTENERFPYTDAVSVEEPLEIRISYEDQATPITKNISVTMRTPGDDAELALGFLFTEGILSDSQQIRSVDHARAACSRNAENVIIVELAAGFVPQLMHADRNFYTTSSCGVCGKGSIASIRTVSAFQKLDQKPQLIRLETIYQLAEKLQTFQSNFSATGGIHASGLFDFEGNLLALREDVGRHNALDKLIGNALLTGQIPLRDRILVLSGRASFELIQKAAMAGISVVAAIGAPSSLAVDLAKEFDITLLGFMRHNRFNMYHAGSPFQIGE; encoded by the coding sequence ATGAAAGCCCATACCTTGAAACAGAACTCCGTGCGAACGATCGAAATCGTCAAAGTGACGGAGAACGAGCGTTTTCCTTATACCGATGCGGTTTCCGTGGAAGAGCCGTTGGAAATCAGAATTTCCTATGAGGATCAGGCCACACCGATCACCAAAAACATATCCGTAACGATGCGGACGCCGGGCGACGATGCGGAGCTGGCCCTTGGATTCTTATTTACGGAAGGCATTCTTTCGGATTCGCAGCAGATCCGGAGTGTTGATCATGCTCGGGCGGCATGTTCCCGTAATGCTGAGAATGTGATCATCGTTGAGCTTGCCGCGGGTTTTGTGCCCCAACTGATGCATGCCGATCGGAATTTTTATACTACTTCCAGCTGTGGCGTTTGTGGCAAAGGCTCCATCGCTTCCATCCGAACGGTCAGTGCCTTTCAAAAACTGGACCAAAAGCCGCAGCTCATTCGTCTCGAAACGATTTATCAGCTCGCTGAAAAATTACAAACCTTCCAGAGCAATTTCAGTGCTACCGGTGGCATCCACGCGTCAGGACTTTTTGATTTTGAGGGTAATCTGCTGGCCCTGCGGGAAGATGTCGGAAGGCACAATGCCCTGGATAAACTCATTGGAAATGCTTTGCTTACCGGGCAAATACCGCTCAGGGATCGTATTTTGGTACTAAGCGGCAGAGCCAGCTTCGAGCTGATTCAAAAAGCAGCCATGGCCGGTATTTCGGTGGTAGCAGCGATCGGAGCTCCTTCGAGTTTAGCCGTGGATCTGGCCAAGGAATTTGATATTACTTTACTGGGATTTATGCGTCATAATCGATTCAATATGTATCATGCTGGAAGCCCTTTTCAAATCGGAGAATAG
- a CDS encoding cupin domain-containing protein — MKRTIYNPALKETIVFVTTSEETSGAYSELEISLEPGGGNPMHYHKAYTELFTAQEGILGMELKHGKKIFLKPGESYLVKKGENHRFFNQNDHPITFTNKVVPGSTGLENTLRILCGLAQDGQYSKANIPRNIYHMGIGAVMSDMRLTGLAGLLTTPLVRVLAYLGRKKGIEEALIQKYCV, encoded by the coding sequence ATGAAAAGAACTATCTACAATCCTGCACTAAAGGAAACCATTGTATTCGTGACTACTTCTGAAGAAACTTCTGGGGCGTACTCTGAACTTGAAATTTCTCTGGAACCGGGTGGTGGGAATCCCATGCATTATCACAAAGCGTATACGGAACTATTTACCGCACAGGAAGGCATATTGGGCATGGAATTGAAGCACGGGAAGAAGATATTTTTGAAGCCGGGAGAATCGTATTTAGTAAAAAAAGGAGAAAATCACCGGTTCTTTAATCAGAACGACCATCCTATTACGTTCACCAACAAGGTAGTGCCTGGTTCTACGGGTTTGGAGAATACACTAAGAATTCTGTGTGGCTTAGCTCAGGATGGACAGTATTCAAAGGCGAATATTCCCAGGAATATCTATCATATGGGAATAGGTGCGGTGATGAGCGATATGCGGTTGACGGGTCTGGCAGGACTCCTCACTACGCCCTTGGTTAGAGTGCTGGCTTACCTGGGACGTAAGAAGGGTATAGAAGAAGCTCTGATTCAAAAGTATTGTGTATAA
- a CDS encoding alpha/beta hydrolase, with product MKFIYYNLLVILVVLTSFSKASKPDDPIPEHETFKIHSKKVGEERTINVWLPANYKTNTDSLPVMYMADGGIQEDFPHLANTLAKLIQENKIKPLILVGIENTQRRRDLTGFTEVEKDKEIAPVVGGSEKFRAFIKEELFPEINKRYRVTPRKSIIGESLAGLFVVETFFLTPDLFNHYIAFDPSLWWNNHYLIKTTEKYLNDFSKTEKRIWFAGSNTEGISQYTDELAKIFQKKNLSTVQWNYSPEPKEKHNTIFRATKEKAIIWTLNKTE from the coding sequence ATGAAATTCATTTATTATAATTTACTAGTTATACTTGTAGTACTTACAAGTTTTTCAAAAGCATCAAAGCCAGACGATCCAATTCCAGAACACGAAACCTTTAAAATTCACTCTAAAAAAGTTGGAGAAGAAAGGACCATTAATGTATGGCTACCCGCAAATTATAAAACAAACACTGATTCATTGCCGGTAATGTATATGGCAGACGGAGGAATACAAGAAGACTTTCCTCATCTTGCTAATACGTTGGCTAAATTGATCCAGGAGAATAAAATAAAGCCTTTAATTCTAGTAGGAATTGAAAATACGCAACGAAGAAGGGATTTGACTGGTTTTACTGAAGTAGAAAAAGATAAAGAAATCGCCCCAGTGGTTGGAGGTTCAGAAAAATTTAGAGCTTTCATAAAAGAGGAACTTTTCCCCGAAATAAACAAACGGTACAGAGTAACACCTAGAAAAAGTATTATCGGCGAATCTTTAGCAGGACTATTTGTAGTAGAAACATTCTTTCTTACGCCTGACCTATTCAATCATTATATTGCGTTTGACCCTTCTCTTTGGTGGAATAATCACTATTTAATCAAAACTACAGAAAAGTATTTAAACGATTTTTCTAAAACAGAGAAACGGATTTGGTTTGCGGGTTCAAATACAGAAGGCATTTCACAATATACCGATGAGTTGGCAAAAATCTTCCAGAAAAAAAATCTCTCAACAGTACAATGGAATTATTCACCCGAGCCAAAAGAAAAACACAACACCATTTTTAGAGCGACAAAAGAAAAAGCAATTATTTGGACATTAAATAAAACGGAATAA
- a CDS encoding DUF2200 domain-containing protein, which translates to MNNSATHDQRIATMTFSSVYPHYVTKVEKKGRTQEELHQVIEWLTGFDDQKIQALIHEKVSFESFFEQATLNPDAYLITGTICGYRIEDIENPLTRQVRYLDKLVDELAKGRALEKILRNS; encoded by the coding sequence ATGAACAATTCAGCTACCCACGATCAGCGTATCGCCACTATGACATTCTCGTCCGTATACCCGCATTACGTAACGAAAGTAGAAAAGAAAGGCCGCACTCAGGAAGAATTGCATCAGGTCATTGAATGGCTGACAGGATTTGATGATCAGAAAATTCAGGCTCTGATCCATGAAAAAGTATCCTTTGAATCTTTTTTCGAACAAGCCACCCTCAATCCTGACGCTTATCTGATTACCGGAACTATTTGTGGCTATCGGATTGAAGACATTGAAAACCCGCTCACTCGTCAGGTTCGGTATCTGGATAAACTCGTGGACGAATTAGCGAAAGGTCGTGCCCTAGAAAAGATTTTGCGGAATAGCTAG